One window of the Anopheles cruzii chromosome 2, idAnoCruzAS_RS32_06, whole genome shotgun sequence genome contains the following:
- the LOC128278150 gene encoding ubiquitin-protein ligase E3B, translated as MFGRTETNKDSFLVQTKAAREERANERAQEERRDRAVLLLQRNIRGWLARTKFRRLILEEFDQLLPPVTNVGKPIDLQPSIAVYRAATHFLLQWKGDTGAPEAAPHRERLERLCRYLVASLESDSPKTSYIGVAFNKDLSLAWIRHIKKLLYRCCTAVELLRPEVHSDSISLALYLHTLVAFTSINSWALLRNKSLAGLKPGMTQLCANVMGDLVQKGFYLTLRNVLVKGTCRPVVNLKPISLTALVTLALRPLISSNFSENLLSQFLVQILSVPGMIMQLEQYTPECLVSVQGHGLLEKTLTLLSGDQSMKFVLASLQNSHLLALLSNIVHLYYLETPELAANLAFPAFTFVVTQLLNGILNSLSQAGGAFTQWHELLGWFSPGKDRLQHENLPLIKKQIHLLWNHRLVKLLLGDNLKELAVGYETIDYPIPSGNSTGNLLKRALTFERGSLKGQPSKATRANRKLGGAEVSRVALTCSMYHAGLSALSQLRLDILSGLCYNDTVLHDLWLLLGSIGPNCGLKGFIELLQASQTNYAPPLLLLSLFCDCMTHYVTILDDLEMYEQQSPFTLNDYIVLSHFLNTFLYRTIQDQILDAKTATSAPLFVATHTLLLCLYRRDCRRQFAPANHWLIRDIRPSHFLADLEKGKKHTQILLQKMPHVIPHEDRVQLFRKFVQNEKAVLGLTESACASPSSALVTVHRDRIVEDGYRQLAALPPHGLKGVIRVRFINQQGLDEAGIDQDGVFKEFLEETIKRVFDPSLNLFKTTTEQRLYPSPTSHMQENHLALFEFVGRMLGKAVYEGIVVDVPFASFFLSQVLGQTQQALYSCMDELPSLDKELYRSLTFIKHYQGDVADLDLTFSVDEDVMGKIVTHELHPGGKARTVNNDNKINYIHYMAYFRMHTQIRDQTAAFIRGFRSIVNPDWLALFSTPELQRLISGDTSPLDLKDLRKHTQYYGGFHDGHRVVSWLWDILAKDFTEEEKKLFLKFVTSCSKPPLLGFAHLEPPFSIRCVEVGDDEDIGDTVGSVIRGFFTIRKKDPLNRLPTSSTCFNLLKLPNYQKKSMLRDKLRYAISSNTGFELS; from the exons atgttTGGCCGCACCGAAACCAACAAGGACAGCTTTCTGGTCCAGACGAAGGCGGCCCGCGAAGAGCGAGCCAACGAGCGGGCGCAGGAAGAGCGGCGCGATcgggcggtgctgctgcttcagcGCAACATCCGCGGATGGCTGGCGCGAACCAAGTTCCGGCGATTGATACT CGAGGAATTCGATCAGCTGTTGCCGCCAGTTACGAACGTGGGTAAACCCATCGACCTGCAACCGAGTATAGCCGTGTACCGGGCGGCCACACATTTTCTGCTGCAATGGAAAGGAgacaccggagcaccggaagccGCCCCACATCGGGAGCGGCTCGAACGCTTGTGCCGGTATCTGGTGGCCAGCTTGGAATCGGATTCACCCAAAACCAGCTATATCGGTGTGGCGTTCAACAAAGACCTTAGTCTGGCCTGGATTCGGCATATCAAAAAGCTGCTCTATCGGTGCTGCACCGCCGTGGAGCTTTTGCGACCGGAAGTGCACAGTGACAGCATCTCGTTGGCCTTGTACCTCCACACGCTGGTCGCGTTTACCTCTATCAACAGTTGGGCGCTGTTGCGCAACAAATCACTGGCCGGTCTAAAGCCGGGCATGACCCAGCTCTGCGCGAACGTGATGGGTGATCTGGTGCAGAAAGGATTCTACCTTACGCTGCGCAATGTACTGGTAAAGGGAACGTGCCGGCCGGTGGTAAACCTGAAACCAATCTCCCTGACCGCACTCGTCACGCTCGCATTGCGTCCGCTCATATCGTCCAATTTCAGCGAAAATCTGCTTAGCCAGTTTCTAGTGCAGATCCTGTCCGTTCCGGGCATGATCATGCAACTCGAGCAGTACACACCGGAGTGTCTGGTCAGTGTGCAGGGGCACGGGCTGTTGGAGAAAACGCTGACCCTGCTGAGCGGCGACCAGTCGATGAAGTTCGTGCTGGCAAGTTTGCAGAACAGTCATCTGTTGGCGCTGCTGTCGAACATTGTGCACCTGTACTATCTCGAAACTCCGGAGCTGGCAGCCAACCTTGCCTTTCCGGCGTTTACGTTCGTCGTGACACAGCTGCTGAACGGTATCCTCAACAGTCTGAGCCAAGCCGGTGGTGCATTCACCCAATGGCACGAGCTGCTGGGTTGGTTTTCGCCCGGGAAGGACCGCTTGCAGCACGAAAACTTGCCACTCATCAAGAAACAGATCCACCTCCTGTGGAACCATCGGTtggtgaagctgctgctgggagaCAATCTCAAAGAACTGGCCGTTGGGTACGAAACGATTGATTACCCGATACCGAGCGGGAACAGTACGGGGAATCTACTCAAGCGTGCTCTTACATTCGAGCGAGGTTCGCTCAAGGGCCAACCGAGCAAAGCTACGCGAGCCAATCGGAAACTTGGCGGTGCCGAAGTTTCCCGCGTTGCGTTGACTTGTTCGATGTATCATGCTGGACTCAGTGCGCTGTCGCAGTTGCGATTGGATATACTTTCCG GACTCTGCTATAACGACACGGTACTGCACGatctgtggctgctgcttgGCTCGATTGGACCGAACTGTGGCCTAAAGGGTTTCATTGAGCTGCTGCAAGCGAGCCAAACGAACTACGCACCGCCACTTTTACTACTTTCCTTGTTTTGTGACTGTATGACGCACTACGTTAC TATTTTGGACGACTTGGAAATGTACGAACAGCAGAGCCCGTTCACGCTGAACGACTACATTGTGCTGTCGCACTTCCTCAACACGTTCCTGTATCGCACCATCCAGGATCAGATACTGGATGCGAAGACGGCCACCAGTGCGCCGCTGTTTgtcgcgacacacacactcctgCTTTGCCTGTACCGTCGCGACTGTCGGCGACAGTTTGCCCCGGCAAACCACTGGCTCATCCGCGACATTCGTCCGTCGCATTTTCTTGCCGATCTGGAGAAGGGCAAAAAGCACACGCAAATTTTGCTGCAAAAAATGCCCCACGTTATACCGCACGAGGATCGGGTGCAGCTGTTTCGCAAGTTTgtgcaaaacgaaaaagcgGTCCTTGGCCTGACGGAGTCGGCCTGCGCGTCACCCAGCTCGGCCCTCGTGACGGTGCATCGTGACCGAATCGTCGAGGACGGCTACCGGCAGCTGGCCGCTCTGCCACCGCACGGGCTGAAGGGGGTGATACGGGTGCGTTTCATCAACCAGCAGGGCCTGGATGAGGCCGGCATCGATCAGGACGGCGTGTTCAAGGAGTTTCTGGAAGAGACCATCAAGCGGGTGTTTGATCCTTCGCTGAATCTGTTCAAAACGACCACCGAACAGCGCCTGTACCCTTCGCCGACGTCGCACATGCAGGAGAACCATTTGGCGTTGTTCGAGTTTGTCGGCCGCATGCTCGGCAAGGCGGTGTACGAGGGGATCGTGGTGGACGTTCCGTTTGCGTCGTTCTTTCTGTCGCAGGTGCTCGGCCAAACGCAACAAGCACTGTACAGTTGCATGGACGAGCTGCCGTCGCTGGACAAGGAGCTTTACCGGAGCCTAACGTTCATCAAACACTATCAGGGCGATGTGGCCGATCTCGATTTAACGTTCAGCGTCGACGAGGATGTGATGGGCAAAATCGTTACCCACGAGCTGCACCCGGGCGGAAAGGCTCGTACCGTTAACAATGATAATAA AATCAATTACATCCACTATATGGCGTACTTTCGGATGCATACGCAAATACGCGACCAAACTGCGGCATTCATCCGAGGTTTCCGCAGCATAGTCAACCCGGACTGGTTGGCACTGTTCTCCACGCCAGAA TTGCAAAGATTAATTTCGGGTGATACCTCGCCACTGGATTTGAAGGATTTGCGAAAACACACGCAATATTACGGTGGCTTCCATGATGGCCATCGGGTTGTCAGTTGGCTTTGGGACATTCTTGCCAAAGATTTTACGGAGGAGGAAAAGAAGCTTTTCTTGAAG TTTGTAACCAGCTGCTCGAAGCCACCGTTGCTGGGATTCGCTCACCTGGAGCCACCGTTTTCGATACGCTGCGTAGAGGTTGGCGATGATGAAGACATCGGCGATACGGTTGGCTCGGTGATACGCGGATTTTTCACCATACGCAAGAAGGACCCACTGAACCGGCTACCGACTTCGTCGACGTGCTTCAATCTGCTCAAGCTTCCAAACTACCAGAAAAAGAGTATGCTTCGCGATAAACTGCGATACGCGATATCCAGCAACACAGGATTCGAGCTTTCTTAA